Genomic window (Egicoccus halophilus):
CGCCAAGGCGAGGTTCGCCGCCGGTTGCATGAGGGCGTTGCCCGCGCCGCCGACGAGCATGAAGCCGGCCAGCGCCGCCCACGATCGTGCCACGGTGGCGATGCCGAGGAGCGCGATGATGCTCAGTCCGAGGGCGAACGGAACCGCACGGCGTGAACCGATCCGGTCGGCCAGACTGCCAGCAGCGGTGGAGAACACCGCACAGGCAGCGAAGAAGCTACTCGTGATCAGGCCGAGGACGGCTTCGTCGAATCCGAGGTCTCGCCGAACGAGCGATGCCAGACCGCCAAGCAGGAAGATCGGGAGCACGCTGACCACGGTCGCCAACGTGGCGATCGTCGCCACGCGGCCCGACTGCCAGCCGAAATTTCCGTCATCACGGAAGGCTTCGGCTGGATTCGTCTCAACCGTCATCGGTTGGCCCCAGGATCATGAGCAGGTCGCCGGCCTCGACATGATCGCCGCTCGATGCCGCCAGCGTCACGACGGTGCCCGTGATCTGCGCGCCGACGGCCGATTCCATCTTCATGGCCTCGATCGTCGCGAGCCGTTGCCCCCGATCGACGCGATCCCCTTCGCCGACGTCGACCGTCACCACACCGGTGACCGGGGCGGCGACCTGACTGGCGTCGCTCGGATCGGCCCTCACGACGCTGGGCCGCTGGCCGCCGACCGCCTCGTCGAGCACCTCCACGAAACGCGTCTGCCCGTTCACCCGCAGGACGACCGTTCGGATGCCCCGTTCGTCTGCCGACGTGACCGCTTCGAGTTCGACGTACAGCCGAACGCCTGCACCGAGATCGACGCCGACCTCCTCGCCGACCTCGAGGCCGTAGAGGAACGCCGCCGTCGGCAGCACCGAGACGTCGCCGTAGGCCTCGAGATGCCGGACGTACTCGGTCGCCGGGCCGGGGAACAGCAGGTGGCTGAGCGCGGACTGACGTTCGCTGCCAGCCTTGACCTTGCGCAGCACGTCCGCGTCCGGTTGCTGGCCCGTGACCGATCGCCCGTGTGCATCGAGCACTCGTGACCGGAACGGCTCGGGCCACCCACCTGGCGGTTCTCCGAGATCACCGCGCAGGTAGTTCAACACGGACTCGGGAAGGTCGAACCGCTCCGGTTGGTCCTGCAACAGGTCGGGGTCGATGTTGGCGGACGCAAGGTAGAGGGCGAGATCGCCGACCACCTTGCTGGTGGGGGTGACTTTGATTGGGCGCCCGAGAAGCCGGCTGCAGCGCGCGTAGAGCTCCTCGATCTCCTCGAACCGGTCGGCCAGGCCCATCGCCGCAGCCTGCTGGCGCAGGTTCGACAGCTGTCCCCCCGGGATCTCGTGCGTGTAGACGCGGCCGGTCGGCGCGACCAGGCCGGCCTCGAACGGCGCATACAGGGCCCGCACGGCTTCCCAGTACGGCTCCAGAGCGCCGACCGTCGCCAGATCGAGGCCTGTGGCGCGGCGGGTGTGGTCCGTGGCGGCGACGATGCCGGCCAGGCTGGGCTGGCTCGTTCCTCCGGCCATCGACGCGATGGCGCCGTCGACGGCGTCCACTCCTGCGTCGATCGCCGCAAGGTAGGTCGCGAGTTGGCCACCGGCGGTGTCGTGGGTGTGCAGGTGGACCGGCGCCGCGAAACGCTCACGCAAGGCCTCGACCAGCACCTGTGCCGCCGGCGGTCGCAGGAGCCCGGCCATGTCCTTGACGCAAAGCACCTGCGCCCCGGCCACTGTCAGCTTGTCGGCCACGCCGAGGTAGTGATCGAGATCGTAGGTCGTCTCGGCGGGATCGAGCATGTCGCCCGTGTAGCAGAGCGTCCCCTCGGCGACCCGTCCGGCGGCCACGACCGCCGCGATGGCCGGCGCCATGCGGTCGGCGTCGTTGAGCGCGTCGAACACCCGGAAGATGTCGATGCCGCTCGCCACAGCCTCGTCTACGAACGCTTCGACGACCGGAGTGGGATAGGTGCCGTACCCGACCGTGTTCTGGCCGCGCAGAAGCATCTGCAGGCAGATGTCCGGTGACGCCTGTCGAAGCTGGCGAAGGCGCTCCCACGGGTCCTCGTGCAAGAACCGCAGCGCGACGTCGTACGTCGCGCCCCCCCAGACTTCGTGACTGAACAATCCCGGCAGCAGCCCGGCCTGGACCCGAGCGGCCGTCACCAGATCGAAGGTGCGGACGCGCGTGGCCAGAAGGGATTGGTGTGCGTCGCGGTAGGTGGTGTCGGTCACCGCGAGTGACTGCCGTTCCCGGAGGTGGGCGGCGAAGGCATCCGGCCCGAGGCGGTCGAGCAACACCCGGCTGCCCGCGTCCTCGGCAGGGCCGGCGTCCGTTCCGCGGCTGGTGACGACCGGAAGCTTCGGCACGGGGTCGGTCACCCCGGCCGGCCGTGCGCCGTTCGGATGGTTGACCGTGACCCAGCCGAGGAATTCCAGGAGCCGCGAGGTGCGGTCCCCGGAGGCGGCTGTACGGACCAGCGCCGGATGCTCATCGATGAACGCGGTCGTGGCGCGGCCTTCGAGGAAGTCAGGCTCGGAGAGCACCGCGGCGAGGAACGCGGTGTTGCTGCGCACGCCGCGGACCCGGAACTCCGTCACCGCTCGACGCGCACGCCGGGCCGCCGACGCCAAGTCGGGACCTCGCGCGGTCAACTTGACGAGCAGGGGGTCGAAATACGGGGTGACCTCCATGCCAACCTCGACCGAGGCACTGTCGACCCGGATCCCGGCGCCCCCGACGTCACGGACCGCCGAGACCCGACCCAGGTCGGGACGGAAATCGTTGGCGGGATCCTCCGTGGTGATCCGACACTGGATCGCGGTTCCGCGACACCGCACCGCCTCCTGCTCGAGGCCGAGCTCCGGGAGACTCGCGCCATCGGCCAGTCGCAGTTGTGTCTGCACCAGGTCGACGTCGGTGACCTCCTCGGTCACGGTGTGTTCGACCTGGATGCGGGGGTTCATCTCGATGAAGCGGTGGTCGCCCGCCTCGTCGACCAAGAACTCGACGGTGCCGGCGTTCTCGTAGCTCGTCGCACGCCCGAAGGTGACCGCGTCCTGCCAGAGCCGCTCTCGCAGCTCCGCGGCCAGTGCCGGTGCCGGAGCGACCTCGATGACCTTCTGGTGGCGGCGCTGGACGGAGCAATCCCGCTCGAACAGGTGGATGATGTTGCCCGCCGCGTCGCCGAGGATCTGAACCTCGATGTGACGAGGCCTGATCATCGCCTGTTCCAGAAAGACGGTCGGGTCGCCGAAGGCGCCTTCCGCCTCGCGGATGGCGGTCTCGACCGCGGAGACGAGCTCTCCAGGATCGGTCACCCGACGAAGGCCCCGTCCGCCACCGCCCGCCGCTGCTTTGACGAACACGGGATAGCCGAGGTCGGCGGCGGCGTCCACCGCGTCGGAGCCGCCGGCGACGGGAGCCGAGGCGCGCAGCACCGGCAGGCCGGCAGCCGCGGCGGAGTCCCGGGCCCGGGTCTTGTCGCCGGTCAAGCGCAGCGTCGCCGGCGTCGGCCCGACGAAGGTGACACCCGCCCGTGCGCACGCTTCGGCGAGGTCGGCGCTCTCCGAGAGGAACCCATACCCGGGGTGCAGCGCGTCCGCGCCAACCCGCTCCGCAAGCCCGACGATGGCCTCGATGTCGAGGTACGACCGCACGGGGTGACCCGCGTCGCCGATTGCGTAGGACTCGTCGGCCTTCAGCCGGTGGAGCGAGGAACGGTCTTCGTGTGAATAGACGGCGACGGTACGGATGTCCAGCTCGTTCGCCGCTCGCATGATGCGCACCGCGATCTCGCCACGATTGGCGACCAAGAGCTTGTCCATCGTGACCTCCGAAATTTCCCGCGGCAAGTTTGGGGGGCTCGCGATGTCCCGTACGTGCGGACCTCGACGCAGCGTGGCGTCGGGCTCAGTCGGCTCAGCCCTACTCGTTCGCGCGTGAGCGCTCCAGCATCAGCTCGTAGCGGGAACCCAGGACCCGCGTGAGATCCTGGCCCTCATCGATCCCCTGCGCCATGGTGGCCTCGACGGCCGCGTTGTCGAGCGCCTGCTGGAGCACACGCTCGAGCGCCTCGGCGGGGACGACCGCGACCCCACCGGGAGCCGCGAACACGACGTCGTCCGGACGCACGGCAACTCCGCGGAAATCGATCGGCTGCTGCGTCGCGCGCTGCACCACCCGGGTGCGCGCGGTCCGTGACACGGTGGCCGTGCCGTAGATCGGCAACCCGATCTCGCCCGCCTCAAGGACATCACGCGCGGCACCATCGATGACGACGCCGCGTACTCCAGCGCGCTTGGCCGCGCGGCTGAGCAGACCGCCCCAGCCCGCCGCGTGCTCTCGCCCCCGGTGGTCGATCACGATCACGGCCCCCGGCCGTGCCTGCAGGATGGGGTCGACGCCCAGGTGGTAGGTGGAGTCGACCGGAAAGTCCCCGCAGACCAACTCCATCGTCACCGCAGGACCGGCGAACGGCGGTGCGTCCGCCCACAGGGGGCCGAGCCCCGTGACGACACTTCCAACTCCCAACGCGTCGCACGCATCGGAGATGGCCTCGAGGTCGAGCCCGCCGGGTCGACCGAAGTTCGAAAGTACTTCAGTGACGTCCATGCACTGATGCTCCTTGACGGACCGGAAGGCCAGTCTAATATTTGGTCCTACCAAAACTCAACCCCACTCCCGGCGGCTCGGCGCCGGGATGCGGCTGGGATGCACGTCGCCACCATTTCACGTCACGCCAACCCGCTGCTATGGTTAGTCCAATCGCGTCACGCGCGGTTGCGTGCCGGCGGAGTACGTGAACTGGCCCGCAGTCGACCGAGGGAGAGCGCCATGGCGAAACCCAAGCGTGACTATGACGACATTCCCGGCACGTTCGTGTTCGACGCACGCCGAGCCAAACAGGGCTATGCCCTCAACATGTTCTGCAAATCACTCGATGTGGCCGAGAACCGAGAACAGTTCCGGCGCGACGAAGCGCGATATCTCTCGAGCTTTGATCTCACCGATGAACAACGAGAAGCCGTTCTGGAACGACAGTGGCTGCGACTACTCGAACTCGGCGGCAACATGTACTTCACGTTCAAGTTGGCCATCTTTGACGGCAAATCCATGCAGCACGTCGGTGGGGAGATGTCGGGGATGACCGAAGAAGAATTTCGCGAAATGATGCTACGCGGTGGCCGAAGGGAGACGGATGGCTAGGATCATTGCAGGCGTCGGGAGCTCACACGTTCCCGCCATCGGCGCAGCCATGGACAATGGCAAGACGGATGAGCCGTACTGGCAGCCGCTCTTCGCAGGCTTCGAACCGGCAAGAGAGTGGATCGACGACGTCAAGCCCGATGTCGTAATCCTGATCTACAACGACCACGCCTCCGCCTTCGATCTCGATATTATTCCAACATTCGCCATCGGCGTAGCCCCAGAGTTCCCTCCAGCCGACGAGGGATACGGCCCGCGAAAGATCCCCATGATCAAAGGGCATCCCGACCTCGCCTGGCATCTCACTGAGTCCCTGATCGATGACGAATTCGACATGACCATCTGCAATAAGATGCCGGTCGATCACGGTTGTTCAGTTCCGCTCTCCATCATGTTCGGGCAACCGGACGAGTGGCCGGTTACGGTCATTCCGATCGCGGTGAACGTTATTCAGTTTCCGCCACCAAGCGGAAAGCGCTGCTACGACCTCGGCCGAGCGATCCGCCGAGCCGTTGAATCCTATGATGAAGATCTCAAGGTCGCCGTCTTCGGCACCGGGGGCATGTCCCACCAACTGCAGGGCCAACGTGCAGGTTGGACCAATCCAGACTTCGACAAGAAGTTCCTCGACCTCTTAGGCCCCCAGCCGGAGGAACTGCTATCGATCTCGCCGACGGAGTACATCCGCGAAGCCGGCTCGGAAGGCATCGAACTCGTCATGTGGTTCATCATGCGGGGCGCCCTAGACCCTGAGGTTCGGGAAGTCCACCGGCATTACCACGTCCCCGCCTCGAACAGCGCCGTCGGGCTGATCGCCTACGAGAATTCCGATCGATAGGCGTCACCATGTTGATTTCACACGCACACGTAGAGACCGCAGCTGGGGCGCGGTACCGCAAGCAACTCGCATCACACCTCGGACGCAAGAATGAAATCCGAGAGTATGATGACCGCTGGGATCTCGTCTTTCCCTATGGGCGGTGTTCCATGCAGGTCCAGTCCGGAACCGGTTTGCTGACCCTCGTCGCGTCCGCGGCTACCAGCGAAGACCTCGAACACGTGCAACGTGTCATGGGCAACCACTTGGAACGTTTCGGTCGCCATGACGACCTTTCCGTCACGTGGCGCGGAGATCCAATGAGCAACAGCGGATAGCAAACTTGTGGCGCTTAAGCCTGCAGCCGTCTTCATGGAGACAGCCGTGCCTGTCGTTCTTGTCGCCGGTAGCAGCTCAGCCTGAATCCACCGATATGACGGCCGCGGTTGACGCGAAAGTGCCTCCGAAGCGGTCAGAATGGCGGTTCCTACGCCAACCAGTCCACCGCAACGGAGGCACCTTCAGGATGCCAGTCCTCGCAGAGCATCGACAGCATCGCGGTGAGGTTCGACGACGAGCGTGCGGTGGCCGATGCGGGGCTGCTGCTCACGGGCACGACGATGGCACAGTTCCGTCTCGAGCAGGCGACCGATGGGCCTCCCCCCTGCGGCCGGACAGCCTGGATGACAGGATGTCCGCATGGGACACGACAACGAACGACGACAACCACGACCGCGCCGGAAGTTCTCCGAGGAGTTCAAGCGTGACGCGGTCGACCTGGTGGCGACCACCGGCAGGCCGGTCGCTGAGGTCGCTGCCGAGCTGGGGTCTACGACTCCACGCTCGGCAATTGGGTCCGCCGCCACCACGACGAGCAGGCCGACGGCGTCGGCGTGAGCGCTGACGAGCGGGCCCGGCTCAAGGAGCTCGAGGCGGAGAACGCCAAGCTCTGTATGGAGCGTGATCTGCTCAAACGAACCGTGGCCTTCTGGGTGAAGGAGTCGCCGCAGTTACGCGCTATCGCTGCGTGACCGCCCGGAAGGCCGAAGGGTTCAACGTCAACGCTGCCTGCGATGCCGCGGGGGTCTCCCGTTCGGCGTTCTACGCCTGGCTCGAGCGGCCCGCCGGGCCGACCGAGGCCGAGTGGGACGAGGCCCACCTGACCAACCAGATCCGCGACATCCACGCCGCATCGGACGGGACCTACGGCGAGCCGCGAATCACCGCCGAACTGGTCGCAAGGGGTGGGTGGTCAACCGCAAGCGCACCGCCCGGCTGATGCGCCAGGAGGGCCTTGAGGGGCATCGTCCTCGCCGTCGTCGGTCGCTGACCCGCCCCGACCAGGGCGCGGCACCGATCGAGGATCTGGTCGGTCGCCGGTTCCAACCGTCGCTGCTCGACACCGTGTGGTGCGGCGACATCACCTACATCCGCACCGGTCAGGGGTGGCTCTACCTGGCCACCGTGATCGATCTCGCCTCACGTCGGCTGATCGGCTGGTCGATGGGCGACCGGCACGACGCGACCTTGGTCGTCGACGCGCTGCAGATGGCCGTCGCTGCCCGCGGCCGCAGCGCGATGGACGGCACGATCTTCCACCACGACCGCGGCTCGGAGTACACCTCGGACGCGTTCCGCACCACCTGCCGGCAGCTGGGGGTCACCCAGTCGTCGTCTCGGACCGGGTCGTGCCTCGACAACGCGGTCGCCGAGTCGTTCTTCGCGGCCTTGAAGGTCAAGCTGGTCCACCGGCTGCACTTCGCCTCACGGGCTGAAGCCCGCCGGGCGATCTTCGCCTGGGTCCACCGCTACAACCACCGACGACGGCACACCACCATTGGGGGCCCTTCGAGATGAACGTGGGTGGGCCGCTGCCGGGGATGCCGTGAGAGGGGTGTAGGGCCCGCGAGGATGGAGGTGTCTACGCCACCCATCCACGAGGCCCTACGTGACCCACGCTACCTGTCTGCTTGCCCTGCCCGAGTTCGAGATCGCCGACGTCTGGGAGTCGTCGAGGAGACCATCGTCCGCATCGTGATGCCCCGCAGCGAGCGTCCCTGCACCCGTTGCGGCGTGCTCGCCCTGCAGCCAGAGCTGGGAGATCTCAGCGAACGAGACCGCGCGTGGCGGGCGGGTGTCGTCTAGGCCGAGCATCGACGCGCGCCAGAGGTCGCGGGCGAACTCGCTCTCCGCGTCAGCGCCCTCGGCCAGGTCTTGCAGATGCCGGTAGGCGTAGCGGAGCCGGCCGGCCGATGGTGCGAGACCCGGCCCGTGCTCGGCCGGTCTCGTTGGCTTCGGCCACCCAGTCCTGGATCGGGCGGTCCAGCAGCGACTCGACCCCGCCGTTGGACAGCAGTGCGACCAGCTGGTAGACCAGCACCGGGATCAGCCGCACCCGCCGTTCGTCGTGGCGGCGTTGGATCGAGTAGGCGACCTCGAGCCGCAGCTGCAGGGGCAGCGCACGAAGATCGAACGCATCGGTGCGGTTCAACGTCTTGCCGCTGCGGATGGGGCCGGTCGTGGCGCAGTAGCCGGCCAGCGACGGCCGGCCCGCCAGCCGCCAGCGGTTGTAGTGAGCGTCGCACAGCTGCTTGGACCAGCCGCCCCGCTCACAGCCGACGACCGTGCAGCGGCCGCGGGCGAACACCGGATGGTCAGGGTCGATGCGGATCAACTCGAGCTGGAACTCGGGGCGGACCGCAGCCAGAAGCTTGCCCAACAGCGGTGAAGGGGCGGCGGGTCGGAGCGGATGGACCACGCTGCTCATCGGGGCTCCTCGGCCTGATCCCAGATGCCGACGCGGACGAGTTCGGCGCGGACGTCCTCGACCGACAGGTGCAGGTACGTGTCGCAGGTCGTGGTCACCGAACGGTGGGTGAGCATCTTCGAGACGATCTCGATCGGGACCCCAGCCCGGATCAGCTCGGTCGCCCGCGTGTGACGCAGCAGGTGCGGGGTGAACGCGATCCCCGTGGTCGTCCGCAGCCAGCCGACCAGCTTGGCGACCGTCTGGTAGCGGAGCGGACGCCCCGCCGGTCCGGCCCACAGGTTGACGAACACGTAGTCGGAGTCGAGGTCGCCGTACTCGGTGTGCAGATAGCTCGAGTAGAGACCGACCAGCGGCGCGGAAACCGGCAGCGTGACCGCCGTGCGGGTCTTGGCTCGCGCGCCGTTGGCGTTGTCGGACCGCTGAACGATCGTGACCTCGCGCCGTCGCGAGACGAAGTCGCCGTGACGTAGCCCCAGCGCCTGCCCGATCCGCATCCCGGTCTCGGCCAGCAACGCGAACAAGAACCGGCCGGTCACGCAGCCGCACGCACGCGGCCAGGATCGTGGTGACCTCCTCGATCGTGAGGCTCCCCGGCAGCCGCCTCGGCGCTTTGAGCTTTACCGGCCGAGTCGGGATCGGCCGCCCCGCGGTGACGTGATGGAGGAACGGCTTGTAGGACCCGCGTGGGACCCGCCGCCACGCCACCAGGCTCTCGGCGAGCACCACGCCGCTACGGGCGTGGAAGTCGTAGAAGCCGAACACCGCGACCAGATGCCGGTTGACCGTGGACTCCGAACGGCGCGCGGCCGAGGCATCCAGCACGATCACGTTCTCCGCCGGGGCACGAAGCCAGCGGACGAACTCCGCCACGTCCTCGACCTCGGCGACATCCCAGGCGCGCAGCGCGAGCCACTCAAACCACAGCGCCAACGAGTGGGCGTAGGCCCGCACCGTGTTCGGGGAACGCTCCAACGCTGCCAGGTGCGCGAGGAACCGCTCGGCCAGGGCGACCGTGGTCAGCTCGTCATCGAGCACCGTCCACGACTCGACCCCGGTGACCGGCATCACCACCCGCTGCACCCGCACGTCCGTGCCTTCTGGCCCGGCCCACATGGTGGTCGAGTTGACGAGGTCTACACCCGCGCCGCCGCCACGTGGGGGACGTCGAACACGCGCTCCAGATAACGCGTCGTCGACGGGGCCGCACCGCTCCGTCAGCCACGTCGACGACACCCCGAACAGGACTCCCGATAATCGCGGACTCGGTCGCCGCGTTGGTGGCGCGGGTGTCGAAGACCGCGAGCACCTCTTCCTGCCAGGTGTCGAGCGTGCGGGCCAGCCGCAGGATCTCGTCGATCTCGCCTCCACGGCCCACTCGTAGAAGGCGATCAGTCGGCGGTGGGCGGTGTCGCGGGTGCGGCGTACATCTGGCGGAGCAGGTCGACCGCGATCCACGCGGAGCCGACCTCGTCGTCGGTGTCCGCGGCACGCAGCCGGTCGAGATCTTGGCGAGGCGGTCCTCGTCGAGGCGTTCACGGCCGACGCGCAACACACACCGGAGCTTGAACAGCGTATCGTCCTTGCGGCCGCGGTGGCCGTGGATCTGCTGCTGGCGACGTCGACGGACCTCGTCCATCATCTTCAACGCCAACCGCACCAGATGGAACGCGTCGGCGACCACGACCGCGGCCTCGAGGGTGTCGGCGGCTGACTTGAACCCCGATGAACAGATCGCAGGCGACCACGGTCGCGTCGGGGGCGTGTTCGGCCAGCAACGCGGCCGCAAAGGCCTGGTCGCGGCCCTGGGTGACGGCGACGACCAGGCTGGTCTCCAGGCACCAGCGCGGTCAGAAACTGACGGTGGCGTCGGTGAGTCGACCAGTGGTCATCACCGTCTCGTCGATTCCCACCCGCGTCGGGTTGACCGGCACGACCAGGTCGGCGGCAGCGAGCACGGCCCGCATCACCGTCCACCACCCGACCCCGAACTCCTTGCGGATCTGGTCCACGGGGACGTTGCCAGCCGACATCGCCACGGCTGCCCGCGCCGCCGCTCGCGACCAGACTGCGCCGGGCGCGATCGACGCGGCCCGCTCGGCGAAGGTGCCGCAGCCCTCGATGCAGGCCAGCAGCCGCTTGTGCCACACCACCCTCGTGGCGCGCCAGGCAACGGGCAGGTGACGGACGGTGTGACGTCGCCGGTCGTGGATGCGGTGCTCGTCCAGCACGCCGCAGCGGGTGCACGGCTGGATGTTCCCAAGCTACCCCTGTTCAGGGTGGAGCGAGCTGCTGCTTGCCCTGCCCGAGTTCGTCCTGACCGACGCTCACATCGATGGTGACGACGAGCTCTTCGCCCATGTCGAGCTGCCCCGCGACGCGTACGGCCTCGGTAGCTCGGTGGGGTAGACACCTCGAGCATCGAGGCCGTACGTGTCTTCACCAAGCCTCCGAGACCGGCTCACCCACCACCGTGGCGAAGTCCCCACATTCGCCAGCTCGACCGTGTGACCGAGACGATGCTACCCGTGCGTGGGCCGCCGGAGCGGGACCGGGTGATGCCGACCTGATCGTGGACGTGGACTCCACGGTCTGTGAGGTCCACGGCTACGCCAAGCAGGGCGCCGCCTACGGCTACACCCACCAGCTCGGGCTGCCCCCGCTGCTGGCCACGCGCGCGGACACCGGCGAGGTCCTGCACGCCCGGATGCGCAAAGGGACGGCGAGCACCGGCCGGGGGGCGCAGCGGTTCGTGCGCGAGACCATCGGTCGCGTCCGACGTGCCGGAGCCACGGGCACGATCGTATTCCGGACCGACTCGGGGTTCTGGTCGGCGAAGGTCATCGAGGCGTGCACCAACCACGACGCGCAGTTCTCCATCACCGTGCGCCGAACCTCCAAGATCGTCGCGGCGATCGACGCCATCGACGATGAGCCTGGACCGACATCGCCTACACCAAGGGCGGCAGAGCCCAGGTCGCGTGTGAGCGACGCGCCTGACCGCCCGGGCGCCGCCGTCAGCGCCAGCCGAGCGCGGGCGCGACGTGGGTGAGGATGCTCTCGAGCACGTGGGCGTTGTAGTCGACGCCGAGCTGGTTGGGCACCGTCAGCAGCAGCGTGTCGGCGGCCTGGATCGCCTCGTCGGCACGCAGCTGCTCGACCAGCACGTCCGGCTCCGCGGCGTACGAGCGCCCGAAGATGGCGCGGGTGCGCTCGTCGAGCATGCCGACGTGGTCGCGCGAGGCGCCGCTGGCACCGAAGTAGGCGCGGTCGAGGTCGCTGGTCAACGCGAAGATGCTGCGGCTGACCGACACCCGCGGTTCGCTCTCGTGCCCGGCCTCGGCCCACGCCTGCCGGTAGACCTCGATCTGCTTGCGCTGCTGGACGTGGAACGGCTCGCCGGTCTCGTCGTCCTTGAGCGTGGAGCTCTGCAGGTTCATCCCGAGCCGAGCCGCCCACACGCCGGTCGCGTTGGACCCCGACCCCCACCAGATCCGCTCCCGTAGACCGGGTGCGTGCGGTTCGATCCGCAGCAGGCCGGGCGGGTTGGGGAACATCGGCCGCGGGTTCAGCTCGGCGAAGCCTTCACCCTCGAGCGCCTCGAGCAGCACCTCGGCGTGCCGGCGACCCAGGTCGGCGTCCGTCTCGCCCTCGGCGGGCTCGTAGCCGAAGTAGCGCCACCCGTCGACGACCTGCTCGGGCGAGCCGCGGCTGATGCCCAGCTGCAGCCGTCCCCCGGCGATGAGGTCGGCGGCGCCGGCCGTCTCGGCGAAGTACAGCGGGTTCTCGTAGCGCATGTCGATGACACCGGTGCCGATCTCGATGCGCGAGGTCCGGGCACCGACCGCGGTCAGCAGCGGGAACGGCGAGGCGAGCTGCCGGGCGAAGTGGTGCACCCGGAAGTAGGCGCCGTCGGCGCCCAGCTCCTCCGCGGCGACCGCCAGCTCGACGGACTGCAGCAGCGCGTCGGCGGCCGTACGCACGTGGGAGCCGGGCTGCGGCGTCCAGTGCCCGAACGAGAGGAATCCGATGGTCTTCATGGGCGGGACAACGGGAAACCGTGCCTGCGCTATTCCCATCCCGCTCCCCTCCGTCCGCCGCCGCGAGCGAATCGCCGCAAGAACGGTCAGGCGCGTCGGACGCTGGCGGGCGACACTCGCCCCATGACCGAGAACGGACGTGACCGTCTGCGCGAACTGCTCGACGCGGTCCTCGCAGGCACCGACGACGCCGACGCCGCGGCCGACGAGGACCCGCGCCGCCTGGGCGACATGGCCGACGACGCCGCGAGCTCGCCGTACCACTTCAGCCGGTTGCTGTCGCAGGCCACCGGCGAGCCGCCGGTCGCCATGCGTCGGCGCGTACTGCTCGAGCGCGCCGCCTGGCAGCTGGCCGACGGCACGTCGGTGACCGACGCGGCCCGGACAGCCGGGTACGCGTCGCTCGAAGGGTTCAGCCGCGCGTTCGCCCGCGCCTTCGGTCGCCCGCCGTCCAGCCCGACGGTCGGGAGCCACTGGCTCCCGGCCCCCAACGGCATCCACTTCCACCCGCCCACGTCGCTGTGGGTCCGAGCCGAGGCCCAGCCGATGAACCCGCTCGTGGAACAGCTCGTCGCCCACGACCTCGACGACACCCGGACGCTGCTCGAGATCGCCGAGGGCCTGACCGACGCGGAGCTGCCGCCGTGCGTGCGCCGGGAGCGGTCCTGCTGTCCTGGGACGGGCCGGAGGAGTCGATCGCGGCGGTGCTGGACCACCAGGTCTTCACCAAGGAGGTCTGGCTCGCCGCGATCGAAGGACTCGACCTGCCGCCACGCGACGACGCACCCGACGCCGCCCGCCTGCGGCAGCGCCACGACGCGGTCGCACCCCGCTGGCTGGCAGCG
Coding sequences:
- a CDS encoding IS3 family transposase; this encodes MTARKAEGFNVNAACDAAGVSRSAFYAWLERPAGPTEAEWDEAHLTNQIRDIHAASDGTYGEPRITAELVARGGWSTASAPPG
- a CDS encoding class III extradiol dioxygenase subunit beta — encoded protein: MARIIAGVGSSHVPAIGAAMDNGKTDEPYWQPLFAGFEPAREWIDDVKPDVVILIYNDHASAFDLDIIPTFAIGVAPEFPPADEGYGPRKIPMIKGHPDLAWHLTESLIDDEFDMTICNKMPVDHGCSVPLSIMFGQPDEWPVTVIPIAVNVIQFPPPSGKRCYDLGRAIRRAVESYDEDLKVAVFGTGGMSHQLQGQRAGWTNPDFDKKFLDLLGPQPEELLSISPTEYIREAGSEGIELVMWFIMRGALDPEVREVHRHYHVPASNSAVGLIAYENSDR
- a CDS encoding transposase; translation: MGHDNERRQPRPRRKFSEEFKRDAVDLVATTGRPVAEVAAELGSTTPRSAIGSAATTTSRPTASA
- a CDS encoding RraA family protein, whose amino-acid sequence is MDVTEVLSNFGRPGGLDLEAISDACDALGVGSVVTGLGPLWADAPPFAGPAVTMELVCGDFPVDSTYHLGVDPILQARPGAVIVIDHRGREHAAGWGGLLSRAAKRAGVRGVVIDGAARDVLEAGEIGLPIYGTATVSRTARTRVVQRATQQPIDFRGVAVRPDDVVFAAPGGVAVVPAEALERVLQQALDNAAVEATMAQGIDEGQDLTRVLGSRYELMLERSRANE
- a CDS encoding pyruvate carboxylase; this translates as MDKLLVANRGEIAVRIMRAANELDIRTVAVYSHEDRSSLHRLKADESYAIGDAGHPVRSYLDIEAIVGLAERVGADALHPGYGFLSESADLAEACARAGVTFVGPTPATLRLTGDKTRARDSAAAAGLPVLRASAPVAGGSDAVDAAADLGYPVFVKAAAGGGGRGLRRVTDPGELVSAVETAIREAEGAFGDPTVFLEQAMIRPRHIEVQILGDAAGNIIHLFERDCSVQRRHQKVIEVAPAPALAAELRERLWQDAVTFGRATSYENAGTVEFLVDEAGDHRFIEMNPRIQVEHTVTEEVTDVDLVQTQLRLADGASLPELGLEQEAVRCRGTAIQCRITTEDPANDFRPDLGRVSAVRDVGGAGIRVDSASVEVGMEVTPYFDPLLVKLTARGPDLASAARRARRAVTEFRVRGVRSNTAFLAAVLSEPDFLEGRATTAFIDEHPALVRTAASGDRTSRLLEFLGWVTVNHPNGARPAGVTDPVPKLPVVTSRGTDAGPAEDAGSRVLLDRLGPDAFAAHLRERQSLAVTDTTYRDAHQSLLATRVRTFDLVTAARVQAGLLPGLFSHEVWGGATYDVALRFLHEDPWERLRQLRQASPDICLQMLLRGQNTVGYGTYPTPVVEAFVDEAVASGIDIFRVFDALNDADRMAPAIAAVVAAGRVAEGTLCYTGDMLDPAETTYDLDHYLGVADKLTVAGAQVLCVKDMAGLLRPPAAQVLVEALRERFAAPVHLHTHDTAGGQLATYLAAIDAGVDAVDGAIASMAGGTSQPSLAGIVAATDHTRRATGLDLATVGALEPYWEAVRALYAPFEAGLVAPTGRVYTHEIPGGQLSNLRQQAAAMGLADRFEEIEELYARCSRLLGRPIKVTPTSKVVGDLALYLASANIDPDLLQDQPERFDLPESVLNYLRGDLGEPPGGWPEPFRSRVLDAHGRSVTGQQPDADVLRKVKAGSERQSALSHLLFPGPATEYVRHLEAYGDVSVLPTAAFLYGLEVGEEVGVDLGAGVRLYVELEAVTSADERGIRTVVLRVNGQTRFVEVLDEAVGGQRPSVVRADPSDASQVAAPVTGVVTVDVGEGDRVDRGQRLATIEAMKMESAVGAQITGTVVTLAASSGDHVEAGDLLMILGPTDDG
- the ligA gene encoding protocatechuate 4,5-dioxygenase subunit alpha, which gives rise to MAKPKRDYDDIPGTFVFDARRAKQGYALNMFCKSLDVAENREQFRRDEARYLSSFDLTDEQREAVLERQWLRLLELGGNMYFTFKLAIFDGKSMQHVGGEMSGMTEEEFREMMLRGGRRETDG
- a CDS encoding DUF2218 domain-containing protein yields the protein MLISHAHVETAAGARYRKQLASHLGRKNEIREYDDRWDLVFPYGRCSMQVQSGTGLLTLVASAATSEDLEHVQRVMGNHLERFGRHDDLSVTWRGDPMSNSG